From the Candidatus Krumholzibacteriia bacterium genome, the window GGTGAGCCGCGTCGCGACACCGCTGGCGAGATCCCGGATGTAGATGTCGTTGGTGCCGTTGTCTCCGTAGGCCAGCAGTTTGCCGTCCGGGCTCAGCGCGCCGCCACCCGCCGTGATGTCGTCCACCGCCACGCCGACCGTCGCGCCGCTGCGATCGCGCCAGGTCAGGCGCATGTGCATCCGCGACTGGTGCTGCACCACCAGCGTTCCATGCAGATCCGTGGCCGCATTGGGATAACCAAAGTTGCTGGAACTCACCGGATCCACCAGCAGTACCGCATCTCCCACCGGACGGCGCGAGCCGGCGTCGAACCGTTGCGCCAGCAACCGCCGCCGCGCGGAATTGACGCCGGTATCGAGGAACAGCAGGTAACCGGGTTCCGTCCAGCGTCCCATCGAACCGGTCGTCAATACTTCTTCGGGATCGCCCCCGTCCAGCGTGGTGGCGAAGGTGGTGACTTCATCTCCCGACCCGATCGCGACGTAGAGGAAGTGGTTGCCGTCGGGCAGGAACTGCGGGTAGCGGTGACCCAGTTCGCCGCGCGACTTGTCGACGCGCGTAACCGTCACCGGTGTTCCGCCGTTTGCGGACACCCGCGATATCGGACCCTGGTTGTTCGGTGCAAACAGAATCACGCCGCCGGTTGACCAGTCGCCGCCGCGCGGGTCCGGTGCATCGCACAGCGCGACCGGTGTGCTGCCATCCAGCGCGACTTTCAACAGTTTTTCCTCGGCGAAGAACGCGAGCATGCTGCCGTCGGGCGACCAGAACGGCAACGCCGCCCCGGTGGTTCCCCGCACGATGCGCGCATCCGGGCTCGACAGCGGACGAAGATACAGATGAGAATCGCCCACGCTGTCGCCCGCCACGAAGGCCAGCATGGTGCCATCGGGCGATACCGCGGTCTCGGCCGGCATCTTGAGCGTGGCGCCCTCGGGGGATTCGATCATGAAACGAACCAGCGGCAGCTCGCCGGGCCTACTGTTCCACGGGCCGAACGCGTACGCCAGCCCGGCCGCCGCGATCGCAACACCGGCAATCAACCCGATCGTGCCGCGCGGCGACTTCTTGCGCCGCCCCGGAACCGCCGGCATCGCGGCCGCACTCTGCGACGAGCTGCCCGCGATCCACTCCAGCTCGCGGCGCACGTCGCCGGCGGACTGCCAGCGCTCGTCGGGATCTCGGGTGAGGCACTGCCGCACCAGGCGCTCGAGCCCGGGCGGGCTCATGGGCGCGAACTGCGAGATCGGCGCGGGCTCCGAGGTCATGATGGCGCCGATCAGCGACGCCTGGCTGTTGCCCTGGAACGCGCGCTTGCCGGTGGCCATTTCGTACAGCACGCAACCGAACGCCCAGATGTCGCTGCGCGTGTCGGCTTCCTTGCCCTCCAGCTGCTCGGGCGACATGTACTGGAAGGTGCCGACGATGGTTCCCTCCGCGGTCAGCGGGTGGCCGACGGTCGGCGACTGCGTGAGCCCGTCGATGGTCACACCGCTTCCGCTCCCCGGACCCGCAAGACCGGTGGCGCGCGCGAGGCCGAAGTCCAT encodes:
- a CDS encoding protein kinase; protein product: MQLTPGTKLGPYEILSPLGAGGMGEVYRARDSRLGRDVAIKVLPQHLSSNPEVRARFEREAKTVSSLNHPNICVLFDVGREGETDYLVMELIEGDTLGQRLAKGPIPIPELIRIGIQIADALDRAHRAGIVHRDLKPGNVMLTRSGAKLMDFGLARATGLAGPGSGSGVTIDGLTQSPTVGHPLTAEGTIVGTFQYMSPEQLEGKEADTRSDIWAFGCVLYEMATGKRAFQGNSQASLIGAIMTSEPAPISQFAPMSPPGLERLVRQCLTRDPDERWQSAGDVRRELEWIAGSSSQSAAAMPAVPGRRKKSPRGTIGLIAGVAIAAAGLAYAFGPWNSRPGELPLVRFMIESPEGATLKMPAETAVSPDGTMLAFVAGDSVGDSHLYLRPLSSPDARIVRGTTGAALPFWSPDGSMLAFFAEEKLLKVALDGSTPVALCDAPDPRGGDWSTGGVILFAPNNQGPISRVSANGGTPVTVTRVDKSRGELGHRYPQFLPDGNHFLYVAIGSGDEVTTFATTLDGGDPEEVLTTGSMGRWTEPGYLLFLDTGVNSARRRLLAQRFDAGSRRPVGDAVLLVDPVSSSNFGYPNAATDLHGTLVVQHQSRMHMRLTWRDRSGATVGVAVDDITAGGGALSPDGKLLAYGDNGTNDIYIRDLASGVATRLT